In one Methanothrix sp. genomic region, the following are encoded:
- the mcrA gene encoding coenzyme-B sulfoethylthiotransferase subunit alpha has protein sequence MAKLHTKKLFVRALTKKFGKDFDLSSQKTEYKRLGPEQSARKREFMEYAKKLEGKRGISFYNPYVHCGGIPLGQRQLVPYKLSGTEYIVEGDDLHFVNNPAMQQMWDDIRRTVIVGLDMAHEVLEKRLGKEVTPETINNYLEILNHAMPGAAVVQEHMVETHPGLVEDCNVRVFTGDDDLADEIDPQYLIDINKLFPTDQAEQLKAAIGKTTWQAIHIPTIVVRSCDGGTTSRWSAMQLSMTFIDAYNMCAGEAAVADLAYAAKHAAVLQMSDMLPARRARGPNNPGGLSFGFMADMVQTSRVKPWDPTAVSLNVVAAGTMLYDQIWLGSYMSGGVGFTQYATAAYTNDVLDDFSYYGVDYGMEKYGGFAKAPANLEVVKDLATEVTLYGIEQYESFPTLLEDHFGGSQRASVLAAASGITCAIMTGNSQAGLAGWYLSMLLHKEAWGRLGFFGYDLQDQCGPTNVFSYQSDEGNPLELRGANYPNYAMNVGHQGEYAGISSAAHAGRGDAFACNPLVKVAFANPALVFDWTDIRLCFGKGGAREFRAAGERSLVMPAV, from the coding sequence ATGGCAAAACTTCATACCAAGAAGCTATTCGTTAGGGCTCTGACCAAGAAGTTCGGAAAGGACTTCGATCTCTCGAGCCAGAAGACCGAGTACAAGAGGCTCGGTCCAGAGCAGAGCGCTCGTAAGAGAGAGTTCATGGAGTATGCTAAGAAGCTGGAGGGGAAGCGCGGCATATCCTTCTACAACCCATATGTGCACTGCGGCGGAATTCCGCTGGGCCAGAGGCAGCTGGTCCCCTACAAGCTGTCCGGCACCGAGTACATAGTTGAGGGTGACGACCTGCACTTCGTCAACAACCCTGCGATGCAGCAGATGTGGGACGATATCCGCAGGACGGTCATCGTAGGCCTCGATATGGCCCACGAGGTGCTGGAGAAGCGCCTGGGCAAGGAGGTCACACCCGAGACGATCAACAACTACCTGGAGATCCTCAACCACGCCATGCCAGGCGCTGCCGTGGTCCAGGAGCACATGGTTGAGACCCATCCAGGGCTGGTCGAGGACTGCAACGTCAGGGTCTTCACAGGAGATGATGACCTCGCTGACGAGATCGATCCGCAGTACCTCATAGACATCAACAAGCTCTTCCCGACAGACCAGGCGGAGCAGCTCAAGGCGGCCATCGGCAAGACCACCTGGCAGGCAATCCACATCCCGACGATCGTGGTCAGGAGCTGCGATGGTGGAACGACCTCAAGGTGGAGCGCGATGCAGCTCTCGATGACGTTCATCGATGCGTACAACATGTGCGCCGGTGAGGCTGCAGTCGCGGACCTGGCGTATGCTGCGAAGCACGCCGCTGTTCTCCAGATGTCCGACATGCTGCCGGCACGCCGCGCTCGCGGTCCCAACAACCCGGGCGGCCTGAGCTTCGGCTTCATGGCTGACATGGTCCAGACATCGAGGGTCAAGCCCTGGGATCCGACTGCTGTGTCCCTGAACGTGGTCGCTGCAGGCACAATGCTCTACGATCAGATCTGGCTGGGCAGCTACATGTCCGGAGGCGTCGGATTCACGCAGTACGCCACAGCCGCGTACACCAACGATGTCCTGGATGACTTCTCCTACTATGGCGTAGATTACGGCATGGAGAAGTACGGCGGATTCGCCAAGGCGCCGGCCAACCTGGAGGTCGTCAAGGATCTGGCCACAGAGGTCACCCTCTACGGCATCGAGCAGTACGAGTCGTTCCCGACCCTGCTTGAGGATCACTTCGGCGGATCCCAGAGGGCGTCTGTCCTTGCGGCTGCATCCGGTATCACCTGCGCTATAATGACCGGAAACAGCCAGGCAGGCCTCGCTGGCTGGTATCTATCCATGCTCCTGCACAAGGAGGCCTGGGGACGCCTGGGATTCTTCGGCTACGACCTGCAGGATCAGTGCGGCCCGACCAACGTCTTCTCGTACCAGTCGGACGAGGGCAACCCGCTCGAGCTGAGGGGTGCCAACTATCCGAACTACGCGATGAACGTCGGTCACCAGGGCGAGTATGCAGGCATCTCAAGCGCTGCTCACGCAGGCCGCGGCGACGCCTTCGCATGCAACCCGCTGGTCAAGGTGGCATTCGCCAACCCCGCGCTGGTCTTCGACTGGACCGACATCAGGCTCTGCTTCGGCAAGGGCGGCGCACGCGAGTTCCGCGCTGCCGGCGAGAGATCCCTCGTCATGCCAGCTGTGTAG
- the mcrG gene encoding coenzyme-B sulfoethylthiotransferase subunit gamma, producing the protein MAYTPQYYPGNTSVGANRRKHMSGNLEKLRDIPEADVVAIMGHRAPGADYPSTHPPLKEMGEPDCPIRQLVEPTPGAAAGDRVRYSQFTDSMYFAPSIPYWRSYWAAINCRGADPGTLSGRQIIEARERDIEAYTKKLMDSEMTDVARCSMRGCTVHGHSLRLEENGMMFDMLARTEMGADGNVYYVKNQVGIPLDKKINVGKPMSEEELKKRTTIFRYDNVSFGGKVGARKFDEALEALHHMWELRTKWGFRPE; encoded by the coding sequence ATGGCATACACACCCCAATACTATCCCGGCAACACCTCTGTTGGCGCCAACAGAAGGAAGCACATGTCCGGAAACCTCGAGAAGCTCAGAGATATTCCCGAGGCAGATGTAGTTGCTATCATGGGCCACAGGGCCCCAGGTGCCGACTACCCGAGCACCCATCCACCACTGAAGGAGATGGGCGAGCCAGACTGCCCGATAAGGCAGCTCGTCGAGCCCACACCAGGCGCTGCGGCAGGCGATCGCGTCAGGTACTCCCAGTTCACTGACTCGATGTACTTCGCCCCGTCGATCCCATACTGGAGGTCCTACTGGGCAGCCATCAACTGCAGAGGCGCAGATCCCGGCACACTCTCAGGCAGGCAGATCATAGAGGCCCGCGAGAGGGATATAGAGGCGTACACAAAGAAGCTGATGGACTCCGAGATGACAGATGTCGCCAGGTGCTCCATGAGGGGCTGCACGGTCCACGGCCACTCCCTGAGGCTTGAGGAGAACGGCATGATGTTCGACATGCTGGCCAGGACCGAGATGGGCGCCGACGGCAACGTCTACTACGTCAAGAACCAGGTCGGCATACCGCTGGACAAGAAGATCAATGTCGGCAAGCCGATGAGCGAGGAGGAGCTCAAGAAGCGGACGACGATCTTCAGGTATGACAACGTATCGTTCGGCGGCAAGGTGGGCGCCAGGAAGTTCGACGAGGCGCTGGAGGCCCTGCACCACATGTGGGAGCTCAGGACAAAGTGGGGCTTCAGGCCGGAGTGA
- the mcrD gene encoding methyl-coenzyme M reductase operon protein D, with protein MEILPSRFLSPETTQKLLNELYTSGGIIRMMIQGPNLPRTVTYGPGKGLPIEEHRNLLVEVGGEVLELRVKVGRIRLELEGEEFLPGIQAACERALPFSFQIKRGKFFREISTISDYAKYGKDADKRILGLVDPRAKKESALAILSEKDSDKKEER; from the coding sequence GTGGAGATCTTACCCAGCAGGTTCCTCTCGCCGGAGACGACCCAGAAGCTCCTGAACGAGCTATACACCAGTGGAGGCATCATCCGCATGATGATCCAGGGGCCGAACCTCCCGAGGACGGTGACATACGGCCCAGGAAAGGGATTGCCGATAGAGGAGCACCGGAACCTCCTCGTGGAGGTGGGAGGTGAGGTCCTGGAGCTCAGGGTCAAGGTCGGCAGGATCCGACTGGAGCTCGAGGGCGAGGAGTTCCTGCCTGGAATCCAGGCAGCGTGTGAGCGAGCGCTGCCCTTCAGCTTCCAGATAAAGAGAGGGAAGTTCTTCCGCGAGATCTCCACGATCTCCGACTATGCAAAGTACGGAAAGGATGCGGACAAGCGCATCCTCGGACTGGTCGATCCGCGAGCCAAGAAGGAATCAGCTCTGGCCATTCTGTCTGAAAAGGATAGTGACAAGAAGGAGGAGAGATAA
- the mcrB gene encoding coenzyme-B sulfoethylthiotransferase subunit beta — MSDKIDIYSDRGVLLKSDVDLSAISPLRNAAIQKLAKLTRRTVAVNLAGIENALKTGRVAGGRRQIKGRELNYDIVANAQPLAEKIKALLQVTPGDDTNVQVLGGGKQLLVQIPSARAEIASEFVVGMTAAAAATVEAIIQHFKAGLFDAPMIHAAVWGEYPQTVGMNGGNVASVLNIPQNDEGLGFAYRNVMANHIAAITKRNAMNAASLAAILEQMGEFEMGNAIGIFERHQLLALAYQGLNADNMVYDLVKKNGKTGTIGTVVHSVVERALEDKVIKPGKKFPSGYVMYEANDVSMWNAYNAAGVLAATMVNCGALRGAQAVSSTLLYYNDLVEKETALPACDFGRVMGTAVGFSFFSHSIYGGGGPGVFNGNHIVTRHSRGMAIPCVAAAVALDAGTQMFTPEMTSGLVGAIYGEIKEFREPIVSVAEAI, encoded by the coding sequence GTGTCTGACAAGATAGACATATATAGTGACCGTGGGGTTCTTTTAAAGAGTGACGTTGACCTCAGCGCCATCAGCCCACTCAGGAACGCAGCTATCCAAAAGCTTGCGAAACTGACAAGGCGAACTGTCGCAGTAAACCTGGCAGGAATTGAGAATGCTCTGAAGACAGGACGCGTCGCTGGCGGCAGAAGGCAGATCAAGGGCCGCGAGCTGAACTACGACATTGTCGCAAATGCACAGCCGCTCGCTGAGAAGATAAAGGCCCTTCTGCAGGTAACACCCGGCGACGATACAAATGTGCAGGTCCTCGGTGGAGGCAAGCAGCTTCTCGTCCAGATCCCATCGGCCAGGGCGGAGATCGCCTCTGAGTTCGTGGTCGGAATGACAGCTGCCGCAGCTGCCACAGTCGAGGCGATAATCCAGCACTTCAAGGCAGGGCTCTTCGATGCTCCGATGATCCATGCCGCGGTGTGGGGCGAGTACCCGCAGACGGTCGGCATGAACGGCGGAAACGTAGCGTCTGTTCTCAACATCCCCCAGAACGATGAGGGTCTGGGCTTCGCATACAGGAACGTCATGGCGAACCACATCGCTGCGATCACAAAGAGAAACGCCATGAATGCCGCATCCCTCGCCGCGATACTCGAGCAGATGGGCGAGTTTGAGATGGGCAACGCGATTGGCATCTTCGAGAGGCATCAGCTCCTTGCTCTTGCGTACCAGGGACTCAATGCCGACAACATGGTCTATGATCTGGTCAAGAAGAACGGCAAGACCGGCACAATAGGCACGGTAGTCCACAGCGTCGTCGAGAGGGCGCTTGAGGACAAGGTCATAAAGCCCGGCAAGAAGTTCCCATCCGGATATGTGATGTACGAGGCCAATGATGTATCCATGTGGAATGCGTACAACGCAGCTGGCGTTCTCGCAGCCACGATGGTCAACTGCGGTGCTCTGAGGGGCGCCCAGGCCGTATCCTCGACGCTGCTGTACTACAACGACCTCGTCGAGAAGGAGACCGCTCTGCCTGCCTGCGACTTCGGCAGGGTGATGGGTACTGCCGTCGGATTCTCGTTCTTCAGCCACTCGATCTACGGCGGCGGCGGGCCCGGTGTGTTCAACGGCAACCACATCGTGACCAGGCACTCCAGAGGCATGGCTATACCCTGCGTCGCGGCTGCTGTGGCTCTTGATGCCGGCACACAGATGTTCACACCCGAGATGACATCCGGCCTCGTCGGAGCCATCTACGGAGAGATAAAGGAGTTCCGTGAGCCGATTGTATCGGTGGCGGAGGCAATCTAA
- a CDS encoding radical SAM protein → MTQLLKTAALTVDFIDEARRIEAHGALSLMVQPILKKINERLAEEKPALVRSDAIIPSTWLPPIPSGPFRRLITNEARIAIGREVPQTVSIEVTRRCGCSCDHCTLQEGEGELSSDAIRSVIDQALDMGACIITFTEGDPLLRPDIIDLVKHVDKERAVVNLFTPGLEMTPEIADALREAGLYNLIIGVYSADPRVHDEIRGVVGAHERALAAIRMGLKAGLMVTMSTHVNSERVNTLPELYELARELGVHELSVWEAIPRSEEDRLTRIDREKIIRFYRKMNASQDGPRVFASTYFEGEMLGCMAGRRWLHVGVDGGVRGCPYLSRVYGNVLDAPLSEIWRLMRRSGDFSGFRSECPAQEIT, encoded by the coding sequence ATGACTCAGCTACTAAAGACCGCAGCCCTTACGGTCGACTTCATCGATGAGGCTCGGAGGATCGAGGCGCATGGGGCCCTCTCGCTTATGGTCCAGCCGATACTGAAGAAGATAAACGAGAGGCTGGCGGAGGAGAAGCCTGCGCTTGTGAGGAGCGATGCGATAATACCATCAACCTGGCTGCCGCCGATACCGAGCGGGCCATTCAGGCGTCTCATCACGAATGAGGCCAGGATAGCGATAGGCCGCGAGGTCCCCCAGACTGTGAGCATAGAGGTGACACGCAGGTGCGGGTGCAGCTGTGACCACTGCACGCTCCAGGAGGGCGAGGGTGAGCTCTCCTCAGATGCGATCAGGAGCGTCATAGACCAGGCTCTGGATATGGGCGCATGTATAATCACGTTCACAGAGGGCGATCCTCTCCTCAGGCCTGACATAATCGATCTTGTGAAGCATGTGGATAAGGAGAGGGCTGTTGTCAACCTCTTCACTCCCGGGCTCGAGATGACCCCTGAGATTGCTGATGCGCTGAGGGAGGCAGGCCTTTACAACCTCATCATAGGGGTTTACAGCGCTGACCCAAGGGTACACGATGAGATCCGGGGCGTTGTGGGAGCACATGAGAGAGCTCTGGCTGCGATCAGGATGGGGCTGAAGGCAGGCCTGATGGTGACGATGTCAACTCATGTGAACTCCGAGAGGGTCAATACGCTTCCGGAACTCTACGAGCTTGCCAGAGAGCTCGGGGTTCATGAGCTATCTGTGTGGGAGGCGATACCGAGGAGTGAGGAGGATCGTCTGACCCGTATCGACAGGGAGAAGATCATACGCTTCTACAGAAAGATGAACGCGTCTCAGGATGGTCCAAGGGTCTTCGCAAGCACGTACTTCGAGGGCGAGATGCTGGGATGCATGGCAGGCAGACGCTGGCTGCATGTGGGTGTGGATGGCGGGGTCAGAGGGTGTCCTTACCTCAGCAGGGTCTACGGGAACGTTCTTGATGCCCCCCTCTCTGAGATATGGAGGTTGATGAGGCGGTCCGGTGATTTCAGCGGGTTCAGATCCGAGTGCCCAGCACAGGAGATCACATGA
- a CDS encoding peptidylprolyl isomerase gives MSLNKGDIIKLEYTGIVDGKVFTSTSADVARENGIYDENAIYGPRIVILGAGQIVPGFEEELIGKEPGHAGSVELPPEKAYGVRDPEKIETVMLNRFKDEKPYPGMRVSVDGKIGTVTRIVGRKATIDFNHPLADKSVRFDYRILERIEDREEKLRAMIKIFSDIELESKITDDVAEIIVPWEISYFKDWLMIRRWLADMALRTLGLKEVRFVERHTPEDRFRAELISPPEKPAGESGSAESQGSGGESQP, from the coding sequence ATGAGTCTGAATAAAGGAGATATTATAAAGCTGGAATATACAGGGATCGTGGATGGCAAGGTGTTCACATCCACAAGCGCCGATGTCGCAAGGGAGAACGGGATATACGACGAGAATGCGATCTACGGCCCAAGGATTGTGATTCTGGGAGCTGGCCAGATAGTGCCCGGTTTCGAGGAAGAGCTCATTGGAAAGGAGCCGGGGCACGCAGGATCTGTCGAGCTGCCGCCTGAGAAGGCATACGGCGTTCGCGATCCGGAGAAGATTGAGACTGTGATGCTCAACAGATTCAAGGATGAGAAGCCATATCCTGGGATGCGTGTCTCCGTCGATGGCAAAATAGGGACTGTCACAAGGATCGTTGGGAGAAAGGCGACGATCGACTTCAACCATCCCCTCGCCGATAAGAGCGTGAGGTTCGATTACAGGATACTGGAGCGCATAGAGGACAGGGAGGAGAAGCTCAGAGCGATGATCAAGATCTTCAGCGATATCGAGCTCGAATCAAAGATAACAGACGACGTGGCCGAGATAATCGTCCCCTGGGAGATCTCCTACTTCAAGGACTGGCTCATGATAAGGCGCTGGCTCGCAGACATGGCCCTGAGGACGCTGGGGCTGAAGGAGGTAAGGTTTGTCGAGAGGCACACGCCGGAGGACAGGTTCCGCGCTGAGCTGATATCGCCACCTGAGAAGCCCGCGGGAGAGAGCGGAAGCGCGGAATCTCAGGGCTCTGGAGGCGAGAGCCAGCCCTGA
- a CDS encoding TIGR00269 family protein has product MIPCSRCSRPSVIHQRYSGLNLCAEHFEEDVQRKIRESLRAYRIFSRGGRVAVALSGGKDSSVLLYTLKRIFSHRRDIELIALMVDEGISGYRENTLKTASELADRLEVPHITLSFREEFNITIDEISREDLSQAPCTYCGVMRKHLLNRTARELDAVALATGHNLDDEAQTVLLNYLRGDVDRLFRLVPKRPREGMVYRIKPLRRIPEREVATYAMLHGIFPRDHKSCPNVPRAMRLEVKNMLNEMEARHPGTKYSILRGFDRIRELAPDVHVDLQRCERCGEPAGSSVCKTCQLLEGLRAKPLSHKSEKSCPDIRLGSSAGQSE; this is encoded by the coding sequence ATGATCCCATGCAGCAGGTGCAGCAGGCCCTCGGTGATACACCAGCGCTATTCGGGCCTCAATCTCTGCGCTGAGCACTTCGAGGAGGACGTGCAGAGAAAGATCCGCGAGAGTCTCAGAGCCTACAGGATATTCTCCAGAGGAGGCAGGGTTGCCGTCGCCCTCAGCGGAGGGAAGGACAGCTCTGTGCTTCTTTACACACTGAAGAGGATATTCTCCCACCGGAGGGACATCGAGCTCATCGCCCTGATGGTCGATGAGGGCATAAGCGGCTACAGGGAGAACACGCTGAAAACTGCCTCCGAGCTCGCAGATCGGCTTGAGGTGCCCCACATAACTCTCAGCTTCAGAGAGGAGTTCAACATAACAATTGATGAGATCTCAAGAGAGGACCTCAGCCAGGCTCCATGCACGTACTGCGGCGTAATGAGAAAGCACCTGCTGAACAGAACCGCCAGAGAGCTAGACGCGGTCGCGCTTGCCACAGGCCACAACCTCGATGACGAGGCCCAGACCGTGCTTCTGAACTACCTCAGGGGCGATGTAGACAGGCTCTTCAGGCTTGTGCCGAAGCGTCCCAGGGAGGGGATGGTCTACAGGATAAAGCCCCTCAGGAGGATTCCGGAGCGCGAGGTCGCGACCTACGCGATGCTTCACGGGATATTCCCAAGAGACCACAAATCCTGCCCGAACGTGCCCAGGGCTATGCGTCTCGAGGTCAAGAACATGTTAAACGAGATGGAGGCGAGACATCCGGGCACCAAGTACTCGATCCTGAGGGGATTCGACAGGATCCGCGAGCTCGCGCCTGATGTTCATGTGGATCTCCAGCGCTGCGAGAGGTGCGGCGAGCCTGCGGGGAGCAGTGTGTGCAAGACATGCCAGCTGCTCGAGGGACTCAGAGCAAAGCCTTTAAGTCATAAAAGCGAGAAGTCATGCCCCGATATTCGCCTCGGTAGCTCAGCTGGTCAGAGCGAGTGA
- a CDS encoding slipin family protein, protein MALLDSQLPIVIVILLILLSQSMKIVREYERVVVFRLGRYSGVKGPGLFFIIPIIDRVQLIDLRVVTIDVQKQVVITRDNVTVDVDAVIYYRVMDPAKAVIQVENYRVATALLSQTTLRDVLGQIDLDDLLSKREELNLKLQTILDRHTDPWGIKVTAVTLRDVSLPESMMRAIAKQAEAEREKRSRIILADGELQASRTMAEAAALYQHAPVAIKLRELQTLAEIARERNLIVVTSGSDVGSTAGLVAALQRTAEEAGRSQT, encoded by the coding sequence GTGGCTTTGCTTGATTCTCAGCTTCCGATAGTGATAGTCATTCTGCTCATACTTCTGAGCCAGTCGATGAAGATTGTGAGGGAGTATGAGCGTGTCGTCGTCTTCCGTCTCGGCAGGTACAGCGGCGTCAAGGGCCCGGGTCTCTTCTTCATAATACCGATCATAGACCGGGTGCAGCTCATAGATCTCCGTGTTGTGACAATAGATGTGCAGAAGCAGGTCGTGATAACGAGGGATAACGTTACAGTGGATGTTGATGCTGTGATATACTACCGCGTCATGGACCCGGCGAAGGCCGTGATCCAGGTGGAGAACTACAGGGTTGCGACCGCTCTTCTCTCGCAGACGACACTGAGGGATGTCTTGGGGCAGATAGATCTGGATGATCTCCTCTCGAAGAGGGAGGAGCTGAACCTGAAGCTCCAGACCATCCTCGACAGGCACACGGATCCATGGGGCATAAAGGTGACTGCCGTCACGCTGAGAGACGTGAGCCTTCCTGAATCGATGATGAGAGCGATAGCGAAGCAGGCAGAGGCCGAGAGGGAGAAGAGGTCAAGGATAATCCTGGCGGATGGCGAGCTCCAGGCATCCAGGACGATGGCCGAGGCTGCTGCGCTTTATCAGCACGCGCCTGTGGCCATAAAGCTCAGGGAGCTCCAGACCCTTGCGGAGATCGCCAGGGAGAGGAACCTGATAGTTGTGACCTCCGGCTCAGACGTTGGAAGCACAGCAGGTCTGGTGGCAGCCCTACAGAGGACTGCTGAGGAGGCGGGAAGAAGTCAGACATGA
- a CDS encoding nodulation protein NfeD produces the protein MRNDRMGPYLKALVLLIMLSYPCTGDVITLRIDGAITPASDDLVKAAIGYAESSNADALIMMLDTPGGGLSETLEIIAAVERTEIPVVGYVSPPGAKAWSAGTMILISTDIAAMAPNTIIGSAQPVRLLPTGATEPVNDTKTTNAIVALIEEKAKVHGRNRTAAREFVLSNLNLNAEEALEYRVIEHVSPDVSSLLRSINGSTAKNRTLMTEGAAVVTFQPDLRLRVLMLLSDPTIAGLLLLIGLYALIFGISNPGLGAEVFGVIAIALGLIGQGFDVNIGALFLIILGMGLILAELHTHAMGVLGVAGLICIILGTLLFAPIGFPEWYLPGEYQRSVIRLFLLPSLTMAGFFAFAVYKIAEARRRPTFEETAGQYAEAIETLDPKGYVIYRGEYWKAEADERIEKGETVEVVGITGQTLRVRRMR, from the coding sequence ATGAGGAACGATCGCATGGGGCCGTACCTGAAGGCTTTGGTGCTGCTGATCATGCTCTCGTATCCCTGCACGGGGGATGTTATCACCCTCAGGATAGACGGAGCCATAACGCCGGCGAGCGATGATCTTGTGAAGGCCGCGATAGGTTACGCTGAGAGCTCGAATGCGGATGCATTGATCATGATGCTCGACACCCCTGGTGGCGGCCTGAGCGAGACCCTGGAGATAATAGCTGCCGTGGAGAGGACAGAGATACCTGTGGTGGGATACGTATCCCCGCCGGGAGCGAAGGCGTGGTCCGCTGGCACAATGATACTGATCAGCACTGACATAGCAGCCATGGCCCCTAACACGATCATAGGCTCGGCCCAGCCGGTCAGGCTCCTACCCACAGGTGCTACTGAGCCTGTCAACGACACGAAGACGACGAACGCCATAGTGGCGCTCATCGAGGAGAAGGCCAAGGTCCACGGGCGGAACAGGACCGCAGCACGGGAGTTCGTGCTGAGCAACCTAAATCTGAATGCAGAGGAGGCGCTGGAGTACAGGGTGATCGAGCACGTCTCCCCGGATGTCAGCAGTCTCCTCAGATCGATCAACGGCAGCACTGCGAAGAACAGGACTCTCATGACAGAGGGTGCCGCGGTGGTTACCTTCCAGCCCGACCTTAGGCTCAGGGTGCTGATGCTTTTGTCAGATCCAACAATCGCTGGACTGCTGCTGCTAATCGGCCTCTACGCCCTCATCTTCGGGATCTCAAATCCAGGCCTCGGAGCAGAGGTCTTCGGGGTCATAGCGATCGCGCTCGGGCTCATCGGCCAGGGTTTCGATGTCAACATCGGCGCCCTGTTTCTCATAATCCTCGGCATGGGCCTGATCCTGGCAGAGCTCCACACCCATGCGATGGGTGTTCTGGGTGTTGCAGGACTGATATGCATCATACTGGGAACGCTCCTGTTCGCGCCCATTGGATTCCCGGAGTGGTATCTTCCCGGAGAGTACCAGCGTTCTGTCATCAGGCTCTTCCTGCTCCCATCCCTGACGATGGCTGGATTCTTCGCGTTCGCGGTTTACAAGATAGCAGAGGCGAGGCGCAGGCCGACTTTCGAGGAGACCGCAGGACAGTATGCAGAGGCGATCGAGACCCTGGATCCGAAGGGCTATGTCATATACCGTGGGGAGTACTGGAAGGCGGAGGCTGACGAAAGGATCGAAAAAGGAGAGACGGTCGAGGTTGTGGGGATAACCGGGCAGACGCTCAGAGTCAGGAGGATGAGGTGA
- the argB gene encoding acetylglutamate kinase codes for MRKEQVLIEALPYIREFHDSIMVIKIGGSIMTNREILENFIQDIILLRYIGIHPVVVHGGGPEISETMKRLGKKAEFVAGLRVTDRETLEIARMVLLGNINAELVSLIGKHGGKGIGLSGKDGMLIVARKKPPMNVNGENIDLGYVGEVEEINPEILMITAGKGYIPVISPIAIDREGNSLNVNADTVAGAVAVALRAKKLISITDVEGVREDPNDPGRVISQFSPSEFQRLVERGIIKGGMIPKVEACVQAVERGVEKAHIIDGRIPHAIILELLTDAGIGTMIMNTN; via the coding sequence ATGAGGAAGGAACAGGTGCTTATAGAGGCTCTGCCGTACATAAGGGAGTTTCACGACTCGATAATGGTGATAAAGATCGGCGGCTCGATAATGACGAACCGCGAGATCCTGGAGAACTTTATACAGGACATAATCCTGCTCAGATACATCGGCATCCATCCTGTGGTAGTTCATGGGGGCGGTCCTGAGATCTCGGAGACCATGAAGCGTCTTGGGAAAAAGGCCGAGTTCGTCGCTGGTCTGAGGGTCACCGACAGGGAGACGCTTGAGATCGCCAGAATGGTGCTTTTGGGCAACATCAATGCAGAGCTGGTATCTCTCATAGGCAAGCATGGCGGTAAGGGCATCGGGCTTTCGGGTAAAGATGGCATGCTGATAGTGGCGAGGAAGAAGCCGCCGATGAATGTGAACGGGGAGAACATAGATCTGGGATATGTCGGAGAGGTCGAGGAGATAAACCCCGAGATACTGATGATCACCGCAGGGAAGGGCTACATCCCTGTGATTTCGCCCATTGCGATCGACAGGGAGGGGAACAGCCTGAACGTCAACGCTGATACCGTGGCCGGAGCTGTTGCAGTCGCACTGCGTGCGAAGAAGCTCATATCCATCACAGATGTGGAGGGTGTTAGAGAGGATCCGAACGATCCGGGTAGGGTTATCTCACAGTTCTCGCCCTCCGAGTTCCAGAGGCTTGTTGAGCGGGGCATCATAAAGGGCGGCATGATCCCGAAGGTCGAGGCGTGTGTCCAGGCTGTTGAGCGCGGCGTCGAGAAGGCACACATAATCGACGGCAGGATACCTCATGCGATCATACTCGAGCTTCTGACAGATGCAGGCATAGGCACGATGATAATGAACACCAACTGA